One part of the Granulicella arctica genome encodes these proteins:
- a CDS encoding CRTAC1 family protein — MKQALPRTAAYLLTAALFALAAHAQQPQPEPSGMGSNTGGAHAAILDSENRPITAGGFVKTGPIIFQDTAEQAGLTKWHHIMGTPEKTYIIETVGSGVGLIDYDNDGWLDIYLVNGSTFDAENGKATPPHAALFHNNHDGTFTDVAAKAGVTNDRWGFATAIADYDNDGWPDIFVSNLGKNRLYHNNHDGTFTDVGEKAGITVGAWSTGATWGDYDGDGRLDLFVPGYVKYDLHHQPPKTCQFRGQNVMCGPRGLPGEVDHLFHNNGDGTFTDVSEKAGVADKSAYYGLASLFIDLNGDGKPDLLVADDSTPNYLYLNKGNGTFEDASFASGYALNESGRETASMGIASGDYAHNGLIDLYNTTFSDDYNPLYRNDGNANFTDVSYQMGIAEPTIPFLGWGTVFLDYDNDGWLDLFVANGHVYPQADTANWGTTFKQRALLFRNNNGKFGLVPAVEGTALAKLAVARGVAFGDLFNDGKIDLVVNNLDGTPSLFRNVVKITNHWVALKLIGGPKSPRDAVGATVYVTANGFRQRGDVISGGSFASTSDPRLHFGLGPATHIDKIEIQWPSGTKETVTLPGIDAIYTVTEGNGVTPSPDKK, encoded by the coding sequence ATGAAGCAAGCACTACCCCGAACTGCTGCGTATCTCCTGACAGCCGCGCTCTTCGCTCTCGCAGCGCACGCGCAGCAGCCTCAGCCCGAGCCATCCGGCATGGGCAGCAACACCGGCGGAGCACACGCCGCGATACTCGACTCCGAGAACCGTCCCATCACCGCAGGTGGCTTCGTCAAAACCGGCCCCATCATCTTTCAGGACACCGCCGAGCAAGCCGGCCTCACCAAGTGGCATCACATCATGGGAACCCCGGAGAAGACCTACATCATCGAGACCGTAGGCTCCGGCGTCGGCCTCATCGACTACGACAACGACGGCTGGCTCGACATCTATCTCGTCAACGGTTCCACCTTCGACGCGGAGAACGGCAAGGCCACCCCGCCGCACGCCGCGCTCTTCCACAACAACCACGACGGCACCTTCACCGACGTAGCTGCCAAAGCAGGCGTCACCAACGATCGCTGGGGCTTCGCCACCGCCATCGCTGACTACGATAACGACGGCTGGCCCGACATCTTCGTCTCAAACCTCGGCAAGAACCGGCTCTATCACAACAATCACGACGGCACCTTCACCGACGTCGGCGAAAAAGCCGGCATCACCGTCGGCGCCTGGTCCACCGGAGCCACCTGGGGAGACTACGACGGCGACGGCCGCCTCGACCTCTTCGTTCCCGGCTACGTCAAATACGACCTGCACCATCAGCCTCCGAAGACCTGCCAGTTCCGCGGCCAGAACGTCATGTGTGGCCCCCGCGGCCTCCCCGGCGAAGTCGACCATCTCTTCCACAACAACGGAGACGGCACCTTCACCGACGTCAGCGAGAAGGCCGGCGTCGCCGACAAGTCCGCCTACTACGGCCTCGCCTCCCTCTTCATCGACCTCAACGGCGATGGCAAGCCCGACCTCCTCGTCGCCGACGACTCCACCCCCAACTACCTCTATCTCAACAAGGGCAATGGCACCTTCGAGGACGCCAGCTTCGCCTCCGGTTACGCCCTCAACGAAAGCGGCCGCGAGACCGCCTCCATGGGCATAGCCTCCGGCGACTACGCCCACAACGGCCTCATCGACCTCTACAACACCACCTTCTCCGACGACTACAACCCCCTCTACCGCAACGACGGCAACGCCAACTTCACCGACGTAAGCTACCAAATGGGAATCGCCGAACCGACCATCCCCTTCCTCGGCTGGGGAACCGTCTTCCTCGACTACGACAACGACGGCTGGCTCGACCTCTTCGTCGCCAACGGCCACGTCTATCCGCAGGCCGACACCGCCAACTGGGGCACCACCTTCAAACAGCGCGCGCTCCTCTTCCGAAACAACAACGGGAAGTTCGGCCTCGTTCCCGCCGTCGAAGGAACAGCCCTGGCCAAGCTAGCCGTAGCCCGTGGAGTCGCCTTCGGAGACCTCTTCAACGACGGCAAAATCGATCTAGTCGTCAACAACCTCGACGGCACGCCATCCCTCTTCCGCAATGTCGTCAAGATCACCAACCACTGGGTAGCACTCAAGCTCATCGGTGGCCCCAAAAGCCCCAGGGATGCCGTCGGCGCAACCGTATACGTCACCGCCAACGGCTTCCGTCAACGCGGCGATGTCATCAGCGGCGGCAGCTTCGCCTCCACCTCTGATCCCCGCCTCCACTTCGGCCTAGGCCCCGCAACCCACATCGACAAGATCGAAATCCAGTGGCCCAGCGGCACCAAAGAAACCGTCACCCTCCCCGGCATCGACGCCATCTACACCGTCACCGAAGGCAACGGAGTAACCCCATCCCCGGACAAAAAGTAA